Within the Emticicia oligotrophica DSM 17448 genome, the region ATATCGAAGAATTTATCTTGGGCTAATTTTTGTAACTCAGCCTGTGAATTTGCTTGAAAATCTTCAGCCTCCTTTTTTAAGTTTTGTACTTTTTTGAGTTTAGCATTAAGTGAATCGGTTGTAAGGTTGGTTACATCTTTCATCATTGCTTGATAGATGGCATATTCTTCTTGATAAACTTTAGCTTTTTGTTCTAATTTTGTTTCGAAAGAAACTCTTTTTGAGGCTAACTCTGCTTGCAGATTCTTTGTTTCCTTTAGGTTCTGTAAGATATAATCTTCATAAACATAAGCTAGTTTTATACCTTGTACGGCTGGCTTAGGAGATGTTTTGGTTGCAGGTTTTGACGCTTGAGAGAAGCCTAACTGGCTGAATAGTAATATAATAGCAACGAGTACTGTTTTTTTCATTTTTTAAATTTGGTGATATTTTAATCAAAAATACAGATTATTTCTTTCTAATAACACAAAAGAGTTGCAAAACCCTTTCATAAAAAACAATGGCACACCTTTAAAAGATGTGCCATTGTAGATTTATCATTATCTACGCCCGAAAACGTATTATAATTTAGATAAAATTTGCTCGCCCATGGCTTCTGTTCCTAGAATCATATCGGCTGGTGTATTTGCATCAGCAATATCTCTTGTACGGAAACCTGCTTTTAAAGTAGCATCTACTGCCGTAATAATTGCTTCAGATTCAGCTTTTAATCCAAACGAAATATCAAGCATTAATGCTGCTGATAAAACT harbors:
- a CDS encoding OmpH family outer membrane protein, giving the protein MKKTVLVAIILLFSQLGFSQASKPATKTSPKPAVQGIKLAYVYEDYILQNLKETKNLQAELASKRVSFETKLEQKAKVYQEEYAIYQAMMKDVTNLTTDSLNAKLKKVQNLKKEAEDFQANSQAELQKLAQDKFFDIREKTNAAIKAVAAEKGYKFVFRRNMDASSGESNITMLYSADNGKDDLTDAVLIKMGTVPPKKD